A segment of the Myxococcales bacterium genome:
TCGCGATGCGGTCGCACACCTCCTCGGCCACCTCGAGGGTGTGGGTGGACATGAACAGCGTGTGGCCGTCGGCGGCCAGTTGGCGGAAAATGCGCTTGACCAGGCGGGCGCCCTTCGGATCGAGGCCGACCATCGGCTCGTCGACGATCAGCACCTTCGGCCGGTGCAGCAGCGCCGCCGACATGATCAGCCGCTGCTTCATACCGTGCGAAAAATTCTCGATCAGTTCGTCGGCCCACTTTTCGAGCTCGAACATTCGCAGCAACTCGCCGCCGAAGCGGTCGATTTCCGCCGTGGGTACGGCGTAAAGCCCGCCGACGAAGCGCAGAAACTCCCGCGCGGTCAGCTTTTCGTACAAATACGGCCGATCCGGAATATAACCGGTGACCGCCTTGGCCGCGATCGGATCGGTCAGCGCGTCGATGCCGTCGATGAAAATCTTGCCGCCCGTCGGCTGCAACATCCCGACCAGCATTTTGATCGTTGTGGTCTTGCCGGCCCCGTTCGGCCCCAGAAAGCCGAAAACCTCCCCCGGCCGCACGTCCAGGTCCAGGCGGTCCACCGCCACCAGCTTGCCGTAATTTTTCGTCAAACCCTCGGTCCGGATCATGGCGTCTCCAGCACCTCGATCTTCAGGTTGCCCATCACGCGCAGAATATCGACCTGCTTGTCGAGCCCGCCCGAAACGATGCGCAGGTGCGTCGCGTCGGCGGGGAATTGGCCGAAGGTCGCGTCCACGCTCACCCATTCGCCGACGTAAACGCTGTTCCAGGCGTGGTAGTAAAAAGCGCCGTTCACGTAAACCAGGCCGATGTCGATCCGCGCCGGCAGGCCGAGCGACCGCGCCAACGCCGTGTACAGCGAGGCGTGCTCGTTGCAGTCGCCGCGCCGGATCTGCAGCACTTCCTTGGCGCTGGTGATGGAAATCAGCGGCTTCTTTTCCAGGTTGTCGTGAACCCAGGAAGCCAGCACCCGCGCCGTCGTGAGCGCGTCGATCGCAACCGGCACGATCTGGCGGGCCTGCGCGACGATCGCCGGATCGTCGCTTTCGATTAGCGGCTCGGGCTCCAGCAGCGCCCGCATTTCCGGATCGTCGGTATGCAGGGGCGGTTTAAACGTTCCCTTGGCCGGCGGCTCGGGCACGTGGACGGTCAGCACCCCGTCGGCAAAGGTCTGCCGGCTGTCGCCGAGCGGCAGATCGTCCAGGGAAGCGCCCGCCAACCGCACCGTCAGCCGCCGCGCCTCGCGCGGCTTGGGGATCGGCCGGTCGACGGGCACGCGGGCGATCTCGGGCAGGTCGGCCGGTTTGTCGCGCCAGTTTTCGGTCAGCGCCGCCTGCCGGGTTTCACGCAGCATGGTGATGTTGGCCATGGTCTGTTCGAGGGTGTTGCCGGCTTCGTCGACGATGGCCACGGCGGTGGTGCCCGCCATTTCCGTTTCGACGCGGTAGGCGACGATCTTCCGGCCGTCGGCGGCCGCGGGCTCCAGGCGCTGGGTGACGCGCACCCGGGCCTTGTCGTAGCGGCGGGTCATCGGATCGAAGAACGGCAGTTCCACGGTGTTGCCGACCTTGAGCCCGCCCTGCTTCGACAGCAGGGAAACGATGTCGTCGGGCATCACCGGCACCTCGGGCAGCGCCATGGTTTGCTTCTGGGTCGCGCCGGCGGCCTCGATTTCGAGTTGGATCTCGTTGCCGCGCACCTGGCCGGTCACCTTGAACTTCATTTTGTCGGACCGCATGACGAAATCGACGTACTGCAGGCGGTATTCGGCGTCGGTCAGGATTTTGCTCTCGGTGCGCATCACCTGTTCGGTGCCCTGAATGGCCAGGCGCATGTAGGTGTCGGCGTCGGTGCGGAAGCCGGTGGCGATCTCGCTGCGCCGGGTCATGGCGTAGCCGATTTTGTATCGTTCGCCGTTGGGTTGATTGATGTAGATGCCATACCACTCCTGCCGGTCTTCGTCTTCGGAAGCGGCGGCGGCGGCGACGGCCAGCCCGGGCGGCAGGGATTGCGCGGTGATCTGGCGATAGGCGAAAAGAGCCAGCAAACCCAACCAGACAAAGATGCAAATCCAGCGCAACGGCTTGTTCATGCGGTCCTCTAACCGGAAAGGTAGCGATTTGCCGCGATTGACGCAACCTAGGCCGGCGAATCCACCGGCCGTAGCAGGTAGTGCAGAATCGGCAGGGGATCCGGCGCGGATAACGGCAAACCGCCTTGCGACAGGATCAAGGCCGGCAATTCGGCGCCCGCGCCGCTCGCGCCCGTCCAGGCGAAGACCAGCCGGCCGAGACGGCGCATGTGGTGGTACGAACTGGCGCTGCCGCTTTGCAGCCGGCCTTCCACCACGACCAACAAGCGCGCCAGGCCGACGACGATCCGGTTGCGGGTCGGGAAAAAATCCTTGCGTGGCGGCGTGCCGGGCAACAGTTCGGTCAGGATGCAGCCGCGCTCGGCCACGCGGTCGAACAAATCCTGGTTGCTCGCCGGGTAAACTCGGTCGATCCCGGTCGCCGAAACCAGCACCGTCCGGCTGCCGGCCGACAGCGAACCCTCGTGCGCCGCGGCATCCACGCCCAGCGCGCCGCCGCTGACGATCGTCACCCCGATGCTGGCCAGGGCGTTGGCCAGGTCGTGCGCGAAGGACAAGGCCGCTTCGCCGGCCTCGCGCGCGCCGATGATCGCCACGCTGAAACTATCGAGTGGCCATAATGGACCGCGGCGAAACAGATAGGGCGGCGGCTCGGAGATCCGGTCGAGCAAGGCGGGATAGTCCTCGGCCCCCAGATAGACGCCCCGGCCGCCTTCGGCGAAGTACCGTTCCAACCCGCCGACCGCGCCGGCCAGCGGGGCTTTGAGGCTGTCGTGCGGCGTGACCTGGCTCCAGGCGTGCAAGGCCGCGCGCGGGCTGCCGTGCAATCGAATCAACTCCGCAAAATGATGAGCGCCCACCCCGGGGAGGCGCGACAGGCGCACCGCATCCACGAAATTGTCGCGGTACTCATTTTCCTGCATGATGGATTAACTATACTACCGCGCCCGGGAGAAATCCAGGCGTCGAAGAAACTATCAGATCAAATTTTTTATCCCGAGGGCGATCCGTTACCGGCCCGGCGATACGGCGACGCGCAGGTATTGCACCCGGCCGTTCAGCGTCGCTTCAACCGCGCCGTCGGCCGCATCGCCCTGCGTAACCGTTTCGCCGTTCTGGTCGTACAAGATCCAGGTGCCGGTCGCGCCGGGCGGCAACGGCACGGTGACCGTCGCTTCTTCGTCGAGTTTCGGAGCGGCATGCCAGATGCCGAGCGTCCAGTTGCCGCCATCGTCGGCAAACGCCAGGGCATAGTTGTCGTCGCCCCAGGCCAAGGCCGCGCCCAGGTCGCCGGCGTAGCGTGAGCCGCCGAGCATCAGATGAACCCCCATCAGCGCTTCGAACGAGGGTTTGACCTGCGGTTCGCCCAATTCGGGGTTGGTATACAGGCCGAACCAATCCTCGGTGGGAAGATCGATGTCCGCGGCATCGTTTTCATTGAAGAAGGTATACCAGTAATAGCTTGCGGCGCCGGCCGACCGGGCCAGCATCACGCCGCGCGCCAGGTAGGCGGCCTGCCGGTCCTCGCCGATGAAAAAGTCCGGCCAGCCGACCTCGGTCAGATGAATCGGCAAATCGCCGCAGCCGATGTCCTCCAGCAGGCCGCGGGCCTCGGCGATGCTGTCGCGCAGATTCGGATAATGGTAGATGGTGAGATCGACCGTCAGTTCGGGGCCCGGTTGTTGCAGGAACGTATAAGGATGGATCGCCAGGGCGTCCATGTAATCGCAGATGTCCGGATGCGCCTCGGCCACCCGGGCGATGAAGTTCCAGATGCCGCGCGGATCGAGCAGATTCGGATCGAAACCCGAGAGGCCAGTGAAGATGACGGTCGCCGATTCGTCGTTGGCGTGAATCGCCGTGTAGGAGGCTTTCAACAAATCGCCGTAGTGCTCGGGGCTGGGCGGATCCCAGAACATCGAGGTATTGGCCTCGTTCCAGATTTCCCAACGCTCGATTTGATCCGCGTAACGGGCCGCCGTGGTCGCGGCGAAATCGGCCCAGACCGCCGGATCGATCTCGTTCGGGCTGCCGCCGGGCGCCGCCCAGCCGACGGAATGAGTCAGGAACGCCGTCGGTTCGATGCCGGCCTCGGTCAGCAGACCGACCATGACGTCGTAGCCGGCGAAATCCCAGACGTTGTCGCTCGGTTCGATATGGTTCCAGTAGAAGCCGCGCCGCGAGTAGCTCACCCCGGCCTCGACGTCCCGCGCGATTTCGAAGTTGCGCGCGTAATCGTCCTCCACGTCGTAACTCATGTGGCTGGCGATCGCCAGCATTTCGTCGATCGCGATGCCTGACGGTGCCATGCCTTCGTATGGATTGGGTGTGGTGTCGTCGTCGTTGTCGTCGTCATTGTCATTGTCGTTGTCGTCGTCGTTGTCGTCATCGTTGTCGTCATCGTTATCGTCATCGTCGTCATCGACGGGAGAAGCGTCGTCGTCGGTTTCGCCGGCGCCGGAATCATCGTCGTCGTCGTCGCCGGCGCAGCCGGCGAGAAAAAGCATGGTCAACAGCCAGATCGATCCGAAAACCAAACGGGAAAAAGGTCTTTTCATTTGTTCGCTCGCAGTTGGCGGTGAAAGTGATCCGAGGTTTAAAGACCCGGTGAAACAAACGTCTTGCTGATTCTATGAAAAATTCGCCGTCTGGCAACCGAAGGTGAGGCGCGTTATTCGTCGAGGTTTTTGAAGGTCGAAACTTCCAGCACCGCGTTCAACAGGGTCGGGTCGTCGAAGCGGGCCTCGATGTGCAGTTTGCGGACCCGCAAAACCTTGCTCGAATACTCGATGTCGTAAAGCAGGTTGGCCAGTTCGTCGAGCTTGATCTTCTGCAGGCGCATCTCGACCGATTCTTCCTTGTAGAACTCGCTCTTCGGCTTGGCCTTGGAGACCATCGATTCGATGCCCTGCTTGATGTTGATTTTTTCGGCGATGGTCGATAGTTCGGAAAGCAGCGACAGGTTTTTGTTGCGGTTGATGCCGCCCTCGATCGCGTTGACGTCTTTTTTCACTTTTTCAAAATCTTGATAGAGGCGCATCATTTCGCGCAGGTCACGCTGCTTGGCGGCGATTTTGGAATCCAGCCCCCCGATGCCGAGTTTCGGCAGGACGATCGTCCACAACAGCAGCAGGACGGCTACGCCGGCGCCGGAAATCATCAGAATGCGTTTTTGCCGATCGTCGAGATTCAGGTTCATGACGGCTTCGCTTCACCCGCCGGGGCCGCCGGGGGCTTGGGGGTTCCCTGCGGCGCCGGGGCGCCGCCGGTGGTTTTGGGTTTTTTCTCCTGCAAGGTGATCAGGAACCGGAATTTCACTTTTTCCGAAACGGTCGTGCTCGATTCCTTTTTCACCTGTTTGAAGGCCGGCAACTTTTTCAACGCTTCTTCCAGCGCGTCCACGTCGGGGAACGAACCCACTTCGCCCTCGAGCTTGAGGCTTTCGGTGGTCAGGTCGAATTTCTTGATGTCCACCACGATGTTCGGCGGAATCAATTCGCTCAGCCCCTTCAGAATTTCGATCGCCCGCAGGTTGTCGTCGCCGAAAAAGCCGACCGCGTGGTACTTGGCCATCGTCTTGCCGATCTGGCTGCGGAACTGATCGAGCGGCTGCAACGGCGGCGCGCCGCCGGGAAACGCCTTCATGTAAAGCTGGACGATTTGATCCTGCACCTGTTGGAGCTGGCGCCGCTTCTGCATGTGGCCGGCGATGATGTTGTAGGCGAGCAGCAAGACGATGATGCCGCCGATGATCGCGATGGAGCGCAGCGACGATTTGATGGCCAACTGCTGGCGGCGGTAAATGAACGGCCCGTGGCGCAGGTTGAGCGCCACTTTCCGCAAGGGATCGTAACCGCGTGAGGCCAGGGCGAGCGCCCGGCCGAAGCGGGCTTGTTGCAGCCGATCGGGCGGACCGGCGAAGGCCGGCGTTTCGGCCGGAAACGGCGCCAACCAATCGACCTCGACGGCGAGTTCCTCGGCCAGCGCCGCGGCCAGACCGTCGAGAAAACCGCCGCGCCCCGTCAGATACAGGCGCGTCACGACGATTCCCTTTTCGGAGCGAATGCCCTGCAGGGTCTGCCGCAGGCGGATGAAAAACGGAACGGCGGCGCCGCGCAAGGCCTGGCCCAGGACATCGTTGGCGTTCAGGCTGGCTTTTTCGCGCTTGACCGCTTCGGCGCGCACCGGATCGAGGCGTAAGGTTTCGGCGACCGCCCGGTCGAACACCTCGCCGCCCACCGGGATCGAGCGCAGGTCGGCGAGTTGTCCCTCGTTCATGATGACCACGTCGGCGTGATTCGACCCCAGATCGAGCACCGCATAGGCGCCCATTTCCTGCGGCAACGCCTGGCGCGCCGCGGCAAACAGCCCGTAAGGCGACAGGTCGAGGAGCCGCGGATCGACGCCGGCCTGGGAGACATGCCGCAAAAACATTGCGACTTCCGGCTTGGGAGTCAGCGCCACGAGGACGCGAAAACCGCCGTCCGGATCCTTGCCGAGCACTTCGAACGACAAATGCATTTCATCCAGGTCGAAGGGCACCTGGTTTTCCAGTTCGAAAGGTAGAATCTGCTCGATCCGGCGGCGATTCTCGAAGGGCAGGGTCAAAATACGCGTCGTCGCCCGCGTTCCGGGCAGCGAACAAGTGACTTCGTTGAATTCCAGTTGGTGTTTTTTCAGCAGATCGGCCAGGGCAAATACCCAGGGTGGCGGCGTTTCCTCCCCGGCCGGCGCGACGGGCTCGTTTTCCGGCGCCGTTTCGGCCGGCGGTTCCGTTGCCTTCTCGGTCGCGGGTGCTGGTTCGGGCGCGGCGGGCGGCAGGCGATGGGCCACTTCCTCGGCGGACGGCACGGGCTCCAGGTAGGCGCCGAGCACGGCGTAGGTGCGCCACGAAGCCTCTACCAATACGGCCTTGATTTCCGTTTGGCCGATATCGATGCCCAATACACGATGCGCCATCTCGGTATTTATCCTTGTATCGCGACCGGTAGTTCGACCCGTCGCGGTCCGACTCGGTTCAACAGCCGTCGAAAACACGGAAATTTTCGCTTCTGTCTACCAGAACGGCCGGTCGCCTGCAAGCGCCGCGTTCCGCCGCGCCGCCGATTATTCGCGGCTCGCGGTCAAAAAAATGGTTATTACCATGAAAAGATGCCGGTTTTCGCCAGGGCAGGACCGCGGGAAAAATACGAGTGGCTTTTCTCGGCCATTTGTGGCAAAAGTAGCAGGGTCGACGGTATTCGGCATTGCCAAACGATTGCTTTTTCACCAATATGAACGGTGAAAAAAGAAATCCGGGCGAATAATCGACTCTGCCGTCGAGTCTGACCTGCCATTGTGGCGTGGATGTGGGACAAGGAGTTGGGGCTTGCGTAAGATCAGTTTGAAAGAAGCCGAACCGGGAATGGTTCTGGCGCAGGCGGTAGTCAACGAAAAAGGCATGAACCTGGCCGGGCCCGGTTCGGAAGTCAACGAACGGCTCTTGTTGCGATTCGAAAACATGGGGATCACCTTCCTGTGGGTTGAAACAGACGACAGCGTGGACAAGCAACAAGCGGCCAAGATGAAAGAAACCATCGAAAAGCGATTTGCGGTTGCAGGACCGTCGGAGCTTTGGGCCGACCTGAAAACCATCTTGCAACAACGTGTGGATCAGCGAGTCAAATAAAAATGATGATCGACGAAAAAGTATTTCGCGCCAAAGTCAATGCGCTGCAAAATCTGCCGGCGTTTCCCGGGATTCTCGATAAGTTCAACGAACTGGTGAAGGATCCGAAAATCTCGATGAACCAGATCGGTGATCTGATCAGCAAGGACCAATTGCTTTCGGTGAAAATCCTCAAGCTGGTCAACAGCGCCTTCTACGGTTTTCCGGGCCGGATTTCAACGATTACCCACGCGCTGGTGTTGCTGGGTTACGACGTCGTCAAAGGCTTGATCCTTTCCGCCAGCGTTTTCGACATCATGTTCGACAAGTGGCAGCCCCTGTGGCGCCACTCGCTCGGCGTCTCCAAGGCCTGCGGCCTCATCTGCAACCGGCTGAAAATCGAAAACGCCGAGGAAATCTCCATGGCCGGCCTGTTGCACGATATCGGCAAGGTCGTCTTCCTGCTGATGGAACCGGACATCTACGGCCAGGTGAAGCACGCCGCCGAAAAACGCAACCGGCCCATCGTGATGGCCGAGCAGACCATGCTCGGGTTCAACCACGCCGACGTCGCCTCGTGGCTCTGCGAAAAATGGCATTTGCCGCAACGACTCAGCACTCCGATGGCGTTTCACCACAACCCTGATCAGGCGCCGAACGCGCCCGTGCCGACGGCGGTGCTGTTCCTGGCCGACAACCTGGTCAAGGCGCTCGGTTACGGCACCGAACCCCTCGCCTTGGTCGAGCCGATGCCCGAGGCCGTCACGAAAAATCTGGCCGTCACGCATCAATTTCTCGCGGAAGTGACCGACGTTTTGGAAGCGGAGCTGGTCGCGCTGGGCGTTTGACCGAAAAGGATCCGTGGTGTCGACAAGAATGCGCAAACGAATCATGGTGCTGGACACCGACGAGGAGCGCGGGCAGCAGATCGTCAACATGATCAACGCCGAGGACCACCTCGGCTACCTGATGCTCGACACCAATCGCGCCCTCTCGCAAATCTACAACGACACCCCCGATCTGATCATCATGGCGATCGAAAGCGAGCGCTGGAAACCCTTCCTGCGCATGTTGAAGAACGACACCGTCTTCGCGCACATCCACGTCCTCGGGCTTTGCGATCCCTCCCAAATCGGGCCGGAAACCTCGTTCGAGTCCCTGCCGCTCGACGATTTCACCTTTCTGCCGGTGGACCTGAGCGAACTGCAACTGCGCCTCCACCTGGCGATCGACAAGGCCGGCCGCTACCTCGACGCCAACCCGCTGTCGCGACTGCCGGGCAATTTTTCCATCGTCCAGGCGGTGCAGCGGCACATCGAGGACAACAAACCGTTCGCCTTCGCGCACCTGGACATCGACAGCTTTAAGCCCTTCAACGACCGCTACGGTTTCACGCGGGGCGACGAGGTCATCCGCATGTCGGCGCGCGTGCTGGTCAACACGGTGCGCATCTTCCCCGAGGCGCAAAGTTTCGTCGGCCACATCGGTGGCGACGACTTCGTGCTGATCGTCAACCCGACCCACCTCGACGCGGTCTGCCAGCAAATCATCACCAATTTCGACATGCTGGCCTCGATGTTCTACGACGACGAGGACCGGGCGCGCGGCTACATCGAATCGGTGGACCGCCAGGGCACGCCGCGCCGCTTCCCGCTCATCAGCATCAGCATCGCCGCCGTCCTGTCGACCAACCATAACTTCACCCACTACGGCCAGTACTCCACGGCCGCCAACGAAGTCAAAAAGAAGGTCAAGCAGATGGAAGGGTCCAATTACCTCGTCGACCGCCGCTGCACCAAGGAAGAAGACGAGGACAAGGGCGTCGTGCACTAGGCTTCACTCGCTACCATTTCCTCACCGGACCCGTCATATCGTATCGGGAATCATTTCAGGGGAATGATCCACCGACGACACAGATTGCACAGATAGAATCCAGTAAATTCCGGTTCTCTTCTTCTTCTTGTCTTTCAATCCGCCTGGGTGCCACGGTCTTGAACCCGGATTCGCGAAGAGCACGGCCATCGATCCTGAAGGATCGAAGACCGTGGCACCCCAACGCCGTTTGATAAAGAAAGAACAGGATTGGAACCACGAATAAACGCGAATGAACGCGAATAAGAAGAATAAATTAGTTCATCCGGAAAAAGGATGGAGAGAAACCAAAAAATCCCGATTTCCTTCTTCTTGTCTTTCAATCTGCGTAATCTGCGGATGAGTCTCTTGGTTTAGAAATAGTACTTCAGGTAGCTGTAGTACGACTCGGGCACGGTCAGCTCCTCGCCGCCGAAGGGATTTATTTGGCCGCCGTATTCGCTCGGAACGCGGCCGAAGGTCAATTGCGCGCCGAACAGCCAATCGAGGTCGCGCAGAACCGACCAGGTGACGACCGGCCCTTCGTACCCGCTGCCGTCGGTCAGGTTGACGATGGCGGTATTGCCCACGGTCACCAGGGCGTGCGGCTGCACGGTGAAAATCACCCCGAGGTAATGCCGGCCGACGTTGTACAGTTCGCCGCGCGCGGCGGCGCGTTGAAAGGCCGGCTCTGTCGCCAAATCGGCGTATTCGTCGGGATCGTCGCGCCCGAATCCGTTGTAAAAGTATTCGCCCGCGAGATACGGATTCCAGGCCACACCCCAAGCGTAATCGGCATTGGCGATCGCCTGGTAATAGACCTTGCCGGGAACGCCTGCCACCGTCGTGCGGGTGATCGCGCCGCGCCAGCCGGCATCGAAAAGCTGGCCATCGACCTCGAAGCCCGCCTTGGCGCGGTCGTACAGCCAGCCGCCCGAAAACGCCCACTCGGCTGCGAGCAGCCGCCAGGCGACCCGCCCGGCCGCCGCGCTGTGTTCGCCGTCGACGCGATCGTCGCCTTGCCGCACCGGCGCCGCGAAAGCCTCGACCGTCACGGCGTCGGTCACCGCGACGCGCGCGTGCGCCAGGTCGACCCCGATTTTTTCTTCCTTGTCGATTTCGGTCGGCGAGAACGAGGCCAGGTAGTCGGTCGGATTCCAAATCCGGCCGGGGCCCCAGGTCAGCGCGGCGCGGCCCAGGGTGAAATCCCACGGCCCGGCGTGCAATTTCAGGTAAAGCCGATCGAGGCGATGGCTCAGCCGGTAGTCGTCGGTTTCGTCGATCGAGTGTTCGAGCCCCAGCAGTTCGGGCGTCGTCACCACCGGAAACAATTGCGCGAGTATTTGTTCGCCGAACGGATTGCCGCCGTATTTTTCCTCGCCCCGGCGGCGCAACCGCTGATCGTCGCCGACCAGGCCGAAGAGTTCGTAATTCACGCCCAGTTCCAGCGTCTCGCCCAAAAAGAGCGACGACCGCGCGCGAAAACGCGAGGCGTCGTTCCAGAAAGTCTCGCGTTCGGTCAGGCCGGCGGCCTCGTAGGCGCCGGCGCCCTGGGTCATGGCGGCGAACGATTTGAAATAGCCGCCCAGCCGCCAGGTCAGCGGTCCCGCCGGCAGGTCGGAAAAGGCCGTCGCCGCCACGGGCCAGAGCACCGCCAGCAGAAACAGGCCCAGTCCGCGTTTAATCATTTTGCCGCTTGTCCTCGACGATCCGGCCGTCGTGCAGAATCAACAGGCGCCGGCTGCGTTCGAGTACCTGGCGATCGTGGCTGGAAAACACGAAGGTCATGCCCTCGTCTCGGTTGAGGCGCCACATCAGGTCGATCAGTTCGTCGGCCGTTTTGCTGTCGAGGTTGGCGGTCGGTTCGTCGGCCAGGATCAACTCGGGCCGGCTGACGATCGCCCGCGCGACCGCGACGCGCTGCTGCTGGCCGCCGGACAATTCGTTGGGGCGCCGGTCCGCCAGTTCGCCCAAGCCCACCTTGGCCAGAATTTCCAACGCGCGGCGGCGGCGTTCCCGCCTGGCGACGCCTTGCACCATCAGGATGAACTCGACGTTCTCCACCGCCGACAACACCGGAATCAGATTGTAGGATTGGAAGATGAACCCGATGTGCCGCCGGCGCAGTTCCGACAGCGCCCCGGCGTTCAGCCCCGCCAAATCCTTCCCGATGACCGTCACCCGGCCGGAGGTTGGCACGTCGAGCGCGCCGACGACGTTGAGCAGCGTGGTCTTGCCCGAGCCCGACGGCCCGGCGATGGCGGCGAAATCGCCGGCCTCGATGAGCAGATCCACGCCGCGCAGGGCGGGCACCTGGACCTTGCCGACCAGGTAGGTTTTGGTCAGTTCCCGGCATTCGACAATCGCCATCGTCACACCTCGCTAAACTTGCCGCAGCGCCTGGGTCGGCCGCAAACGGCTGGCTTTCCAGGCCGGGTAAAGCGCCACCAGCACCGCGACCGACAACGTGGCCAGGCTGGCGATGAACAGATCGCTCGCGGTGAGCGACGGATTGAGCACCCCGCGCATGCCCATGTAACTCATGCCTTCGACGAAGGACGTCAGGTCGATGCCGTGCTGTTCGTAATAGCCGACCACCAACAGGCCGATGCCGTTGCCCAGCCCGCAGCCGAGCAGCGCCAGGAACAGCGCCTCGAGCACGATCACGCCCACGACGGTCCGGCGCCGGACGCCGAGCGCCAGCATCATGCCGATTTCGCGGGTGCGCTCGAACACCGACATGAGCATGGTGTTGGCCACCCCGAAAGCCATCGCCGTGAAAAAGAAGAGGTTGAAAATCCACATCAGCGAGCGGGACATCTCGATCAGGGCGACGACCAGCGGCTGCTGATCCATCCAGGTGGTCACCACGTACCCGGCCGCCGGCGTCACCGCTTGCGCGGCGGTTTTCACCTTCACGCTGCCGTCGGGGTCCACGGCGGCGAGCACGTATTCGGTGACCCGCCCCTCGAGGTTGAAATAGCGCTGCGCGTCGGCCAGCGTGACGTAGCACGT
Coding sequences within it:
- a CDS encoding ABC transporter permease, producing MLWRTAWRNLWRNKRRTLILVAAIVVGLLGVLFYISFVNAWWTQTVDNAVSITTGYVQIQAPGYYQNPQVKTNLPQDDRLERELWRLPGVAAVAARLKSYVLVANAEKSEMAMLIGTEPDGEKDVSMIPRSVREGQWLRAGESGKIVIGAELARRFKTKLGRRLVVRGTAPSGEVVDAVFRVAGIFDTGLADFDRATCYVTLADAQRYFNLEGRVTEYVLAAVDPDGSVKVKTAAQAVTPAAGYVVTTWMDQQPLVVALIEMSRSLMWIFNLFFFTAMAFGVANTMLMSVFERTREIGMMLALGVRRRTVVGVIVLEALFLALLGCGLGNGIGLLVVGYYEQHGIDLTSFVEGMSYMGMRGVLNPSLTASDLFIASLATLSVAVLVALYPAWKASRLRPTQALRQV